A single window of Triplophysa rosa linkage group LG2, Trosa_1v2, whole genome shotgun sequence DNA harbors:
- the mtmr4 gene encoding myotubularin-related protein 4 isoform X2, with the protein MSRASRVSCSMLNCFGEEGPPSLEYIQTRDLFPQKDLVKEDDTLQVPFPVLQGEWVEFLGRADDGIIAISNYRLHIKFKDSIINVPLRLIENVESREMFQLHIICKDSKVVRCHFSTFKKCEEWLKRLNRAIAHPARLEDLFALAYHAWCLGGNTDDEDQHLHLCRPGAVSPHALRTLYTVSAHPEMMIMRFYTDGCVCLSLSGDHVRQRLEMEIKRMGFDMQNAWRVSDINANYKLCSSYPQKLLVPVWITDKELESVGSFRSWKRIPVAVYRHQRNGVVIARCSQPEISWWGWRNTEDEYLVTSIAKACQLDPGPRACRTRGDGQDSDSDFDSSLTACPGSDASAVAQKLLILDARSYTAAVANRAKGGGCECEEYYPNCEVMFMGMANIHSIRNSFQSLRAVCSQIPDPGNWLSALESTRWLQHLSVMLKAATLVCSAVEREGRPVLVHCSDGWDRTPQIVALAKILLDPFYRTIEGFQVLVETEWLDYGHKFADRCGHQEKGDDVSEQCPVFLQWLDCVHQLLKQFPCLFEFNEAFLVKLVQHTYSCLYGTFLCNNAKERDARNVYKRTCSVWSLLRTGNKNFQNFLYIPCHDMVLQPVCHTRALQLWTAVYLPTSSPCTAAEDAMEIYLSPSAQGEEFTSRSLDRVPKTRSMDNLVSACENVTLTRTSSDPNLNKHCQEGRTTLESSQPMSIQRTPEDTPVVGLLNDDQELEIRPLASHEVQEDDVRAEPCLTTQPLPSVPHPLTLDQAPPLPVLNQALPQISSCPPSPLQQEVQVRPDDVTSCVATTPNPPPVCNGFAHFENAGHLQNSKAKFFERLTPLAPMDASVETLTEDSSVPQVWKAISAESKRTEAVRNGELIPAKDRPVPPPTEYAKAARRLISQSKLTDLSLLGSQWDSVQGLVQSACGGAIQHGSCHGRRLANKLFRAQGGSSNGGPCCRRDPLCTPGSPVQSGWFSAVKNTSYAALCSSATSSLAMGPSFRQLLPSHCSPFSGGSPALTPAYLDDDGLPVAVDAVQQRLRQIEASYKQEVEVLRRQVKQLQLKLESKQYCSPPSEPDVDYEDDITCLRESDGSDEEDSLSNHSEDRFSEGSWDRVERKDTEVTRWVPDHMASHCYNCDCEFWIAKRRHHCRNCGNVFCKDCCHLRLPIPDQQLYDPVLVCNTCYDLLLESRTRVLCSQQLKKPIATASS; encoded by the exons ATGAGCCGAGCCAGCCGCGTCTCCTGCTCCATGCTCAACTGCTTC GGTGAGGAGGGACCTCCTAGTCTGGAATATATCCAGACCAGGGACCTGTTTCCCCAGAAAGACCTTGTCAAGGAAGACGACACCCTACAG GTGCCGTTTCCTGTCTTGCAGGGCGAGTGGGTCGAGTTCCTTGGTCGTGCGGATGATGGCATCATCGCTATCTCCAACTACAGACTTCACATTAAGTTCAAAGACTCCATCATCAAT GTTCCTCTGAGGCTGATTGAGAACGTGGAGAGCAGAGAGATGTTCCAGCTACACATCATCTGCAAAGACTCGAAAGTAGTGag GTGTCATTTCTCGACATTTAAGAAGTGTGAGGAGTGGCTGAAGAGACTGAACAGGGCTATAGCACATCCCGCCCGTCTGGAGGATCTGTTCGCGCTGGCGTATCACGCCTGGTGTTTGGGAGGCAACACTGATGACGAAGACCAGCACCTGCACCTGTGCAGACCAGGTGCTGTATCACCTCACGCCCTCCGCACGCTTTATACTGTCTCTGCACATCCAGAGATGATGATCATGAGATTTTATACTGATGgttgtgtctgtctctctctctcaggtgaTCATGTGAGACAAAGGTTGGAGATGGAGATAAAGCGGATGGGCTTTGATATGCAGAACGCCTGGAGAGTGTCCGATATCAATGCCAACTACAA GTTGTGTTCGAGTTATCCTCAGAAACTGCTGGTGCCTGTTTGGATCACAGATAAAGAGCTGGAGAGCGTGGGTTCCTTCAGGTCCTGGAAGAGAATTCCTGTGGCGGTGTACAG GCACCAGCGCAATGGGGTGGTGATCGCCCGCTGCAGTCAGCCCGAGATCAGCTGGTGGGGTTGGAGAAACACTGAAGACGAGTATTTGGTGACGTCTATAGCGAAGGCCTGTCAGCTGGACCCCGGCCCACGGGCCTGTAGAACCAGAGGAGACGGGCAAGATTCTGACAGTGACTTCG ACTCGTCTCTTACGGCTTGTCCCGGTTCTGACGCCAGCGCTGTGGCTCAGAAGCTTCTCATTCTTGATGCCCGCTCTTACACTGCTGCCGTGGCAAACCGTGCCAAGGGAGGAGGCTGTGAGTGTGAAG aGTACTATCCTAACTGTGAGGTGATGTTCATGGGCATGGCCAACATTCACTCTATCAGAAACAGCTTTCAGTCACTCAGAGCCGTTTGCAGTCAGATCCCAGACCCTGGAAA CTGGCTCTCTGCTTTGGAAAGCACCCGTTGGCTGCAGCACCTGTCCGTCATGCTGAAAGCCGCCACTCTGGTTTGTTCTGCGGTTGAGAGGGAGGGACGACCGGTGCTGGTTCACTGCTCTGACGGCTGGGATCGAACCCCTCAGATCGTGGCCCTGGCAAAGATCCTCCTGGATCCCTTCTACAGAACCATAGAG GGTTTTCAGGTGCTGGTGGAGACGGAGTGGCTGGATTACGGTCATAAATTTGCGGATCGCTGTGGTCATCAGGAGAAGGGCGATGATGTTAGTGAGCAGTGTCCTGTGTTCCTGCAATGGCTGGACTGTGTGCATCAGCTGTTAAAGCAGTTTCCCTGCCTGTTCGAATTTAACGAGGCCTTTCTG GTGAAGCTGGTTCAGCACACATACTCGTGTCTCTACGGCACCTTCCTGTGCAATAACGCAAAAGAGCGAGACGCCCGGAACGTTTATAAACGCACATGCTCTGTCTGGTCTCTTCTGCGCACCGGAAACAAGAACTTCCAGAACTTTCTCTACATCCCCTGCCACGACATG GTTCTGCAGCCGGTGTGTCACACGCGGGCTCTGCAGTTGTGGACGGCCGTTTATCTGCCGACTTCATCTCCGTGTACAGCAGCCGAAGATGCCATGGAGATCTACCTGAGCCCCTCCGCACAGGGCGAGGAGTTCACCTCCCGATCTCTGGACAG GGTCCCCAAGACGCGCTCGATGGACAACTTAGTGTCTGCTTGCGAGAACGTGACGCTCACCCGCACCTCAAGTGACCCCAACCTCAACAAGCACTGCCAGGAGGGACGCACGACGCTGGAGTCCAGCCAGCCCATGTCCATCCAGAGAACCCCAGAGGACACGCCAGTCGTTGGATTGCTAAATGACGACCAGGAGTTGGAAATCCGTCCTTTGGCATCTCACGAGGTCCAGGAAGACGACGTGAGGGCGGAGCCTTGTCTGACGACCCAGCCCCTGCCATCTGTGCCCCACCCTTTAACTTTAGATCAGGCTCCTCCCCTTCCTGTTTTAAATCAAGCTCTGCCTCAAATCTCATCCTGTCCACCCTCACCCTTACAGCAGGAAGTGCAAGTCAGGCCTGATGATGTAACTTCCTGTGTGGCCACCACTCCAAATCCACCTCCTGTCTGTAACGGTTTTGCACACTTCGAGAACGCTGGTCATTTACAAAACTCAAAGGCCAAGTTTTTTGAGCGCTTGACTCCTCTCGCGCCAATGGACGCTTCCGTGGAAACCCTGACGGAGGACAGCTCCGTCCCTCAGGTTTGGAAAGCCATTTCAGCGGAGTCAAAAAGGACTGAGGCTGTACGAAACGGCGAACTCATTCCTGCAAAAGATCGGCCCGTCCCGCCGCCCACCGAATATGCCAAAGCGGCGCGCAGGTTGATCTCCCAGAGCAAGCTGACCGATCTGTCACTACTGGGTTCTCAATGGGACAGCGTGCAGGGTCTCGTTCAGTCGGCATGCGGAGGTGCCATCCAGCACGGGAGCTGTCACGGACGGCGCTTGGCAAACAAGCTCTTCCGGGCTCAGGGCGGGAGCTCCAACGGTGGGCCGTGTTGCCGCCGGGACCCTTTGTGCACTCCTGGAAGTCCGGTCCAGTCCGGCTGGTTCTCAGCTGTGAAAAACACAAGCTACGCCGCTCTCTGTTCGTCTGCCACCTCTTCGCTGGCAATGGGACCGTCTTTCCGGCAACTTCTGCCGTCTCATTGTTCCCCTTTCTCGGGTGGATCTCCGGCTCTGACGCCCGCGTACCTGGATGACGACGGTTTGCCGGTCGCCGTGGACGCAGTGCAGCAACGTCTGCGTCAGATTGAAGCCAGTTATAAACAGGAGGTGGAAGTTTTGAGAAGGCAGGTTAAACAGCTTCAGTTGAAACTGGAGAGCAAACAGTACTGCTCACCGCCCTCCGAACCGGATGTCGACTATGAAGATGACATC ACGTGCCTGAGGGAGTCAGACGGCAGCGATGAAGAAGACTCGCTGTCCAATCACAGTGAAGATCGCTTCAGCGAGGGCAGCTGGGACCGTGTGGAGAGGAAGGACACTGAG GTGACCAGATGGGTTCCCGATCACATGGCTTCACACTGTTATAATTGTGACTGTGAGTTCTGGATCGCCAAAAGACGGCATCACTGCAG GAACTGCGGTAACGTGTTTTGTAAAGACTGCTGTCATCTGCGGCTGCCCATTCCAGACCAGCAGCTGTACGACCCAGTTCTGGTGTGCAACACTTGTTACGACCTTCTCCTGGAGTCACGTACGCGAGTGCTGTGCTCGCAGCAGCTCAAGAAACCCATCGCCACAGCCTCCAGCTGA
- the mtmr4 gene encoding myotubularin-related protein 4 isoform X5 produces the protein MSRASRVSCSMLNCFGEEGPPSLEYIQTRDLFPQKDLVKEDDTLQVPFPVLQGEWVEFLGRADDGIIAISNYRLHIKFKDSIINVPLRLIENVESREMFQLHIICKDSKVVRCHFSTFKKCEEWLKRLNRAIAHPARLEDLFALAYHAWCLGGNTDDEDQHLHLCRPGDHVRQRLEMEIKRMGFDMQNAWRVSDINANYKLCSSYPQKLLVPVWITDKELESVGSFRSWKRIPVAVYRHQRNGVVIARCSQPEISWWGWRNTEDEYLVTSIAKACQLDPGPRACRTRGDGQDSDSDFDSSLTACPGSDASAVAQKLLILDARSYTAAVANRAKGGGCECEEYYPNCEVMFMGMANIHSIRNSFQSLRAVCSQIPDPGNWLSALESTRWLQHLSVMLKAATLVCSAVEREGRPVLVHCSDGWDRTPQIVALAKILLDPFYRTIEGFQVLVETEWLDYGHKFADRCGHQEKGDDVSEQCPVFLQWLDCVHQLLKQFPCLFEFNEAFLVKLVQHTYSCLYGTFLCNNAKERDARNVYKRTCSVWSLLRTGNKNFQNFLYIPCHDMVLQPVCHTRALQLWTAVYLPTSSPCTAAEDAMEIYLSPSAQGEEFTSRSLDRVPKTRSMDNLVSACENVTLTRTSSDPNLNKHCQEGRTTLESSQPMSIQRTPEDTPVVGLLNDDQELEIRPLASHEVQEDDVRAEPCLTTQPLPSVPHPLTLDQAPPLPVLNQALPQISSCPPSPLQQEVQVRPDDVTSCVATTPNPPPVCNGFAHFENAGHLQNSKAKFFERLTPLAPMDASVETLTEDSSVPQVWKAISAESKRTEAVRNGELIPAKDRPVPPPTEYAKAARRLISQSKLTDLSLLGSQWDSVQGLVQSACGGAIQHGSCHGRRLANKLFRAQGGSSNGGPCCRRDPLCTPGSPVQSGWFSAVKNTSYAALCSSATSSLAMGPSFRQLLPSHCSPFSGGSPALTPAYLDDDGLPVAVDAVQQRLRQIEASYKQEVEVLRRQVKQLQLKLESKQYCSPPSEPDVDYEDDITCLRESDGSDEEDSLSNHSEDRFSEGSWDRVERKDTEVTRWVPDHMASHCYNCDCEFWIAKRRHHCRNCGNVFCKDCCHLRLPIPDQQLYDPVLVCNTCYDLLLESRTRVLCSQQLKKPIATASS, from the exons ATGAGCCGAGCCAGCCGCGTCTCCTGCTCCATGCTCAACTGCTTC GGTGAGGAGGGACCTCCTAGTCTGGAATATATCCAGACCAGGGACCTGTTTCCCCAGAAAGACCTTGTCAAGGAAGACGACACCCTACAG GTGCCGTTTCCTGTCTTGCAGGGCGAGTGGGTCGAGTTCCTTGGTCGTGCGGATGATGGCATCATCGCTATCTCCAACTACAGACTTCACATTAAGTTCAAAGACTCCATCATCAAT GTTCCTCTGAGGCTGATTGAGAACGTGGAGAGCAGAGAGATGTTCCAGCTACACATCATCTGCAAAGACTCGAAAGTAGTGag GTGTCATTTCTCGACATTTAAGAAGTGTGAGGAGTGGCTGAAGAGACTGAACAGGGCTATAGCACATCCCGCCCGTCTGGAGGATCTGTTCGCGCTGGCGTATCACGCCTGGTGTTTGGGAGGCAACACTGATGACGAAGACCAGCACCTGCACCTGTGCAGACCAG gtgaTCATGTGAGACAAAGGTTGGAGATGGAGATAAAGCGGATGGGCTTTGATATGCAGAACGCCTGGAGAGTGTCCGATATCAATGCCAACTACAA GTTGTGTTCGAGTTATCCTCAGAAACTGCTGGTGCCTGTTTGGATCACAGATAAAGAGCTGGAGAGCGTGGGTTCCTTCAGGTCCTGGAAGAGAATTCCTGTGGCGGTGTACAG GCACCAGCGCAATGGGGTGGTGATCGCCCGCTGCAGTCAGCCCGAGATCAGCTGGTGGGGTTGGAGAAACACTGAAGACGAGTATTTGGTGACGTCTATAGCGAAGGCCTGTCAGCTGGACCCCGGCCCACGGGCCTGTAGAACCAGAGGAGACGGGCAAGATTCTGACAGTGACTTCG ACTCGTCTCTTACGGCTTGTCCCGGTTCTGACGCCAGCGCTGTGGCTCAGAAGCTTCTCATTCTTGATGCCCGCTCTTACACTGCTGCCGTGGCAAACCGTGCCAAGGGAGGAGGCTGTGAGTGTGAAG aGTACTATCCTAACTGTGAGGTGATGTTCATGGGCATGGCCAACATTCACTCTATCAGAAACAGCTTTCAGTCACTCAGAGCCGTTTGCAGTCAGATCCCAGACCCTGGAAA CTGGCTCTCTGCTTTGGAAAGCACCCGTTGGCTGCAGCACCTGTCCGTCATGCTGAAAGCCGCCACTCTGGTTTGTTCTGCGGTTGAGAGGGAGGGACGACCGGTGCTGGTTCACTGCTCTGACGGCTGGGATCGAACCCCTCAGATCGTGGCCCTGGCAAAGATCCTCCTGGATCCCTTCTACAGAACCATAGAG GGTTTTCAGGTGCTGGTGGAGACGGAGTGGCTGGATTACGGTCATAAATTTGCGGATCGCTGTGGTCATCAGGAGAAGGGCGATGATGTTAGTGAGCAGTGTCCTGTGTTCCTGCAATGGCTGGACTGTGTGCATCAGCTGTTAAAGCAGTTTCCCTGCCTGTTCGAATTTAACGAGGCCTTTCTG GTGAAGCTGGTTCAGCACACATACTCGTGTCTCTACGGCACCTTCCTGTGCAATAACGCAAAAGAGCGAGACGCCCGGAACGTTTATAAACGCACATGCTCTGTCTGGTCTCTTCTGCGCACCGGAAACAAGAACTTCCAGAACTTTCTCTACATCCCCTGCCACGACATG GTTCTGCAGCCGGTGTGTCACACGCGGGCTCTGCAGTTGTGGACGGCCGTTTATCTGCCGACTTCATCTCCGTGTACAGCAGCCGAAGATGCCATGGAGATCTACCTGAGCCCCTCCGCACAGGGCGAGGAGTTCACCTCCCGATCTCTGGACAG GGTCCCCAAGACGCGCTCGATGGACAACTTAGTGTCTGCTTGCGAGAACGTGACGCTCACCCGCACCTCAAGTGACCCCAACCTCAACAAGCACTGCCAGGAGGGACGCACGACGCTGGAGTCCAGCCAGCCCATGTCCATCCAGAGAACCCCAGAGGACACGCCAGTCGTTGGATTGCTAAATGACGACCAGGAGTTGGAAATCCGTCCTTTGGCATCTCACGAGGTCCAGGAAGACGACGTGAGGGCGGAGCCTTGTCTGACGACCCAGCCCCTGCCATCTGTGCCCCACCCTTTAACTTTAGATCAGGCTCCTCCCCTTCCTGTTTTAAATCAAGCTCTGCCTCAAATCTCATCCTGTCCACCCTCACCCTTACAGCAGGAAGTGCAAGTCAGGCCTGATGATGTAACTTCCTGTGTGGCCACCACTCCAAATCCACCTCCTGTCTGTAACGGTTTTGCACACTTCGAGAACGCTGGTCATTTACAAAACTCAAAGGCCAAGTTTTTTGAGCGCTTGACTCCTCTCGCGCCAATGGACGCTTCCGTGGAAACCCTGACGGAGGACAGCTCCGTCCCTCAGGTTTGGAAAGCCATTTCAGCGGAGTCAAAAAGGACTGAGGCTGTACGAAACGGCGAACTCATTCCTGCAAAAGATCGGCCCGTCCCGCCGCCCACCGAATATGCCAAAGCGGCGCGCAGGTTGATCTCCCAGAGCAAGCTGACCGATCTGTCACTACTGGGTTCTCAATGGGACAGCGTGCAGGGTCTCGTTCAGTCGGCATGCGGAGGTGCCATCCAGCACGGGAGCTGTCACGGACGGCGCTTGGCAAACAAGCTCTTCCGGGCTCAGGGCGGGAGCTCCAACGGTGGGCCGTGTTGCCGCCGGGACCCTTTGTGCACTCCTGGAAGTCCGGTCCAGTCCGGCTGGTTCTCAGCTGTGAAAAACACAAGCTACGCCGCTCTCTGTTCGTCTGCCACCTCTTCGCTGGCAATGGGACCGTCTTTCCGGCAACTTCTGCCGTCTCATTGTTCCCCTTTCTCGGGTGGATCTCCGGCTCTGACGCCCGCGTACCTGGATGACGACGGTTTGCCGGTCGCCGTGGACGCAGTGCAGCAACGTCTGCGTCAGATTGAAGCCAGTTATAAACAGGAGGTGGAAGTTTTGAGAAGGCAGGTTAAACAGCTTCAGTTGAAACTGGAGAGCAAACAGTACTGCTCACCGCCCTCCGAACCGGATGTCGACTATGAAGATGACATC ACGTGCCTGAGGGAGTCAGACGGCAGCGATGAAGAAGACTCGCTGTCCAATCACAGTGAAGATCGCTTCAGCGAGGGCAGCTGGGACCGTGTGGAGAGGAAGGACACTGAG GTGACCAGATGGGTTCCCGATCACATGGCTTCACACTGTTATAATTGTGACTGTGAGTTCTGGATCGCCAAAAGACGGCATCACTGCAG GAACTGCGGTAACGTGTTTTGTAAAGACTGCTGTCATCTGCGGCTGCCCATTCCAGACCAGCAGCTGTACGACCCAGTTCTGGTGTGCAACACTTGTTACGACCTTCTCCTGGAGTCACGTACGCGAGTGCTGTGCTCGCAGCAGCTCAAGAAACCCATCGCCACAGCCTCCAGCTGA